One genomic segment of Ignavibacteriota bacterium includes these proteins:
- a CDS encoding efflux RND transporter periplasmic adaptor subunit produces MKAIKNFSLLLIIVLITGCGNTENNSYIEETGTIESKNVVVSSKNIGEVKSFLFEEGEKVNAGDTILIIDQEALELQLDQALAGVQISQAQLDLIKKGARSEDINQAEEMLKQAEINFNNAKNDFDRFEKLWENKSISKKQFEDISARYEVTLAQYNSAKENYKKINKIFRPEEIEQAKGNLKKAEASVNLLKKQIRDSYVTSPINGIIVKKFIEAGETVSPMSSLFKVSNLSTVELVIYVSEVELGKVKLGQKAEVNIDTYPDKNYEAKVTYISSEAEFTPKNIQTKDERTKLVFAVKLEIDNKNFDLKSGMPADAKIYL; encoded by the coding sequence ATGAAAGCAATAAAAAATTTCTCGTTATTACTTATTATAGTACTTATAACTGGATGCGGTAACACTGAAAATAATTCGTATATAGAAGAAACCGGGACAATTGAATCTAAAAATGTTGTTGTTAGTTCAAAAAATATAGGTGAAGTTAAATCATTTTTATTTGAGGAAGGTGAAAAAGTCAATGCCGGAGATACAATTTTAATAATAGATCAAGAAGCTCTGGAATTGCAGCTTGATCAAGCTTTAGCAGGTGTTCAAATATCACAAGCACAACTTGATTTAATTAAAAAAGGGGCAAGAAGTGAAGATATAAATCAAGCCGAAGAAATGTTAAAACAAGCCGAAATTAATTTTAATAATGCTAAAAATGATTTTGATAGATTCGAAAAATTATGGGAAAATAAGTCAATCTCTAAAAAACAATTTGAAGATATATCTGCTCGTTATGAAGTAACATTAGCACAATACAATTCGGCAAAAGAAAATTATAAAAAAATAAATAAAATTTTCCGGCCGGAGGAAATTGAACAAGCAAAAGGTAATCTGAAGAAAGCTGAAGCTTCTGTAAATCTGCTTAAAAAACAGATACGGGATAGTTACGTAACTTCGCCTATAAATGGAATAATTGTTAAAAAATTTATTGAAGCCGGTGAAACAGTATCTCCCATGTCTTCTTTATTTAAAGTTTCAAATCTATCAACGGTTGAATTAGTTATTTATGTATCGGAAGTCGAACTGGGAAAAGTAAAACTTGGGCAAAAAGCCGAAGTTAATATAGATACCTATCCAGATAAGAATTATGAAGCTAAAGTAACATACATCTCGTCGGAAGCAGAGTTCACACCAAAGAATATCCAGACAAAAGATGAACGAACAAAACTTGTTTTTGCCGTAAAATTAGAAATTGATAACAAAAACTTTGATCTTAAATCGGGAATGCCAGCCGATGCAAAAATTTATTTATAA
- a CDS encoding chromate resistance protein has protein sequence MKLLFLVHQVQTKNSKERVKIWRLTKRIGAVLFRNSVYVLPYSEERNEDFHWLCQQIKDSKGDASVFITDSNKNEDDELIKLFTVERSKDYEQIIEKLNDLVKAFSEKNFRKNLEENVKKILKQLNQITGEFNDLQKIDFFNSSHSSNVKKIIQEIKQKLLNFVGNTGSEEIKLSYSVQNYQRKVWITRAHIHIDRIASAWLIKKFIDAEAKFVFSDNNIFPDDAIQFDTFGAEFGHHGDNCTFETLIKVFRMRDKALQQIAEIVHDIDLKDNKYQRTEANGIDKTIRSISDFINDDQKTLNYCLTMFDGFYNSFKKIKRRK, from the coding sequence ATGAAGTTGTTATTTTTAGTACATCAGGTACAAACAAAAAATTCTAAGGAAAGAGTTAAGATATGGCGGCTGACAAAAAGAATTGGAGCCGTATTATTTCGTAATTCAGTTTATGTGTTACCTTACAGTGAAGAAAGGAATGAAGACTTTCATTGGCTTTGTCAGCAAATAAAAGATTCTAAAGGTGATGCATCTGTGTTTATAACTGATTCAAATAAAAATGAAGATGATGAGCTAATAAAATTATTTACTGTAGAACGATCAAAAGATTATGAACAAATAATTGAAAAACTAAATGACTTAGTAAAAGCTTTTTCTGAGAAAAACTTTCGTAAAAATCTTGAGGAGAATGTTAAGAAAATATTAAAACAATTAAATCAGATTACTGGTGAGTTCAATGATCTTCAGAAAATTGATTTTTTCAATTCATCACACAGCAGCAATGTTAAGAAAATAATCCAGGAGATAAAACAAAAACTTTTAAACTTTGTTGGAAATACCGGTTCCGAAGAAATAAAACTATCCTATTCTGTACAGAATTATCAGCGTAAAGTGTGGATTACGAGAGCGCATATTCATATTGATAGGATTGCCTCAGCTTGGCTTATTAAAAAATTTATTGATGCGGAAGCAAAATTCGTTTTCAGCGATAATAATATTTTCCCGGATGATGCAATTCAGTTTGATACTTTCGGAGCAGAATTCGGGCACCACGGCGACAACTGCACTTTTGAAACGTTGATAAAAGTTTTTAGAATGCGTGATAAAGCTTTGCAACAAATAGCAGAAATTGTTCACGATATTGATCTGAAGGATAATAAATATCAAAGAACTGAAGCTAACGGAATTGACAAGACAATCAGATCCATATCCGATTTTATAAATGACGACCAGAAAACTTTAAACTACTGCTTAACAATGTTTGATGGTTTCTATAATAGCTTTAAAAAAATTAAAAGGAGAAAGTAA
- a CDS encoding TolC family protein: protein MKTIIIIMILSVGSLFAQERILTLKESLELGLQSNKDLKISQSKVNYSDAKLAEIKSQFFPQIKLFGNYTRLSENIPAFEVTMPFSPAPITISDPIYNNYTFKLGLTQPIFTGFKLSSSRNSAKYNLEAVKNDYSKEKNESAFNIYSAYWNYYKATEIKNLIQKTLEQMASHLTNTRNFYDQELISKNDLLKLEVQYSNTKLMLIEAENNLNISRITFNKTVGIDLNSKTQIAADNKTINKVSYDLSDIINEAINNRYELKSFSNRIEGSKEGIDAAKSNWFPSLYLSSNYYYSNPNQRFLPAKDEFNYNWDVNVTLSWDVWNWGLTSSQVRQAEENNIQLETNYDQLKENIQLEVHSNYLNLLKSDEKVNVNKLALEQASENYRITAEKYELQLVTSTDLIDAETLKLQAETNLKTAEVDYQISKVKLEKSMGRIIY from the coding sequence ATGAAAACAATAATAATAATTATGATCCTTTCGGTTGGTTCGTTGTTTGCTCAAGAAAGAATATTAACTCTAAAAGAAAGTTTAGAGTTGGGATTGCAAAGTAACAAAGATTTGAAAATTTCACAATCAAAAGTAAATTATTCCGATGCTAAACTTGCTGAAATAAAAAGTCAATTTTTTCCGCAAATCAAACTTTTTGGAAATTATACAAGATTAAGTGAAAACATTCCAGCGTTTGAAGTAACTATGCCGTTTTCTCCAGCGCCTATTACTATTTCGGATCCGATATATAATAATTATACATTTAAGCTGGGGCTTACTCAGCCAATATTTACCGGGTTTAAACTTTCATCTTCTCGAAACTCAGCAAAATACAATTTGGAAGCGGTGAAAAATGATTATTCAAAAGAAAAAAATGAATCGGCATTTAATATCTACAGTGCATATTGGAATTATTATAAAGCAACCGAAATTAAAAATTTAATTCAAAAAACTTTAGAACAAATGGCGAGTCATTTAACCAATACTAGAAATTTTTATGATCAGGAATTAATATCAAAAAATGATTTGTTAAAGCTAGAAGTTCAATATTCAAATACAAAATTAATGCTGATTGAGGCAGAAAACAATTTAAATATTTCAAGGATTACTTTTAATAAAACTGTTGGAATTGATCTCAACTCCAAAACACAAATAGCTGCAGATAACAAAACAATAAATAAGGTAAGTTATGATTTATCCGACATTATAAACGAAGCAATAAATAATAGATACGAATTAAAATCATTTAGCAATCGTATTGAAGGCAGTAAAGAAGGTATTGACGCTGCAAAATCAAATTGGTTTCCTTCGCTTTATTTATCAAGCAACTATTATTACAGCAATCCCAATCAAAGATTTCTTCCGGCTAAGGATGAATTTAATTACAACTGGGATGTTAACGTAACTTTAAGCTGGGATGTTTGGAATTGGGGTTTAACTTCTTCTCAAGTAAGACAAGCGGAAGAAAATAATATACAACTTGAAACAAATTATGATCAACTAAAAGAAAACATTCAGTTAGAAGTACATTCTAATTATTTGAATCTATTAAAGTCTGATGAAAAAGTTAATGTTAATAAACTCGCATTAGAACAGGCATCAGAAAATTATAGAATTACGGCAGAAAAATATGAACTTCAATTAGTAACAAGCACCGATTTAATAGATGCTGAAACACTAAAACTGCAAGCGGAAACAAATCTAAAAACAGCAGAAGTTGATTATCAAATTTCAAAAGTAAAATTAGAAAAATCCATGGGGAGAATCATTTACTAA
- a CDS encoding ABC transporter ATP-binding protein, translating to METIINITDLKKSYGSVTAVDGVSYEVHRGEMFGLVGPDGAGKTTTMRMLVGLLNPDAGNAKVLGFDLLTQKNLIKDEIGYLSQKFSLYGDLSIDENIEFFADIHGVKNYKERRNELLEFTRLTPFRDRLADKLSGGMKQKLALACTLIHKPKIIFLDEPTTGVDPVSRRDFWKILSNLLKDGITIFMTTPYLDEAERCNRVALMDKGKIISCDTPKNVKESMNMQVVEIVCSPIRVAYNLIRTTTDFEVQMYGDRLNISVFNYESDYLIIKKIFVENSIIETDKRLITPSLENVFIHFMNKS from the coding sequence ATGGAAACTATAATAAACATTACTGATTTGAAAAAAAGCTACGGTTCGGTTACAGCTGTTGATGGAGTAAGTTATGAAGTACATAGGGGCGAAATGTTTGGCTTAGTTGGACCGGATGGCGCTGGAAAAACAACTACAATGAGAATGTTGGTGGGACTTTTAAACCCGGATGCGGGCAATGCAAAAGTTTTGGGCTTCGATTTATTGACACAAAAAAATTTAATAAAAGATGAAATCGGATATCTTTCACAGAAATTTTCACTTTACGGTGATCTTTCAATAGATGAGAACATTGAATTTTTTGCGGATATACACGGCGTTAAAAATTATAAAGAAAGAAGAAACGAACTTCTTGAATTCACGCGATTAACTCCATTTAGAGACAGACTCGCAGATAAACTTTCCGGTGGAATGAAACAAAAATTAGCATTGGCTTGCACTTTAATCCATAAACCCAAAATAATTTTTCTTGATGAGCCGACAACCGGTGTTGATCCCGTTTCGAGACGAGATTTCTGGAAAATACTTTCTAATCTCTTAAAAGATGGAATAACAATTTTTATGACAACTCCATATTTGGATGAAGCCGAACGATGTAACAGGGTGGCTTTAATGGATAAGGGGAAAATAATAAGTTGCGATACTCCAAAGAATGTAAAAGAATCGATGAATATGCAAGTGGTAGAAATTGTATGCAGTCCAATTAGAGTTGCTTATAATTTAATAAGAACAACAACAGATTTTGAAGTTCAAATGTATGGTGACCGGCTCAATATTTCGGTTTTTAATTATGAAAGTGACTACTTAATAATTAAAAAAATATTCGTGGAAAACTCAATTATAGAAACAGACAAAAGATTAATAACTCCATCATTGGAAAATGTGTTCATTCATTTTATGAACAAATCTTAA
- a CDS encoding ABC transporter ATP-binding protein, translated as MNAIEVNNLTKKFGSFTAVNNINFTVKQGEIFGFLGANGAGKSTTIRMLIGVLEPTFGDALVSGYSIMKQSELVKRNIGYMSQKFSLYNDLTVTENIRFYAGVYGLSGKKYEERKKWVLKVANLENMENILTSSLPGGIKQRLALGTAVIHEPKIVFLDEPTSGVDPISRRNFWDLINDLSASGTTVLVTTHYLDEAEFCNNIILINAGKLVAQGNSKALKTNYIKNPILEIETDKTVDSLEILEKEKWVGETSIFGNYIHVILNNSTIDENNIVQLLQEQNGINVKRVERIIPTLEDVFIHLIEKDNK; from the coding sequence ATGAACGCAATAGAAGTAAATAATCTTACAAAAAAATTTGGAAGCTTTACAGCAGTTAACAACATAAACTTTACCGTTAAACAAGGTGAAATATTTGGATTTCTTGGGGCAAATGGTGCTGGTAAATCTACAACAATAAGAATGTTAATCGGAGTATTAGAACCAACTTTCGGAGATGCTTTGGTAAGCGGCTATAGCATTATGAAACAGTCTGAATTGGTTAAAAGAAATATTGGGTATATGTCCCAAAAATTTTCTCTTTACAATGATTTAACTGTTACGGAAAATATCAGATTTTATGCCGGAGTTTATGGATTAAGCGGAAAAAAATATGAAGAAAGAAAAAAATGGGTTTTAAAAGTTGCAAATCTTGAAAATATGGAAAACATACTTACATCTTCATTGCCGGGCGGAATAAAACAAAGATTGGCATTAGGAACGGCGGTAATTCACGAACCCAAAATAGTTTTTTTAGATGAACCAACAAGCGGAGTTGATCCAATTTCAAGAAGAAATTTTTGGGATCTTATTAATGATCTTTCTGCTAGCGGAACTACGGTATTAGTTACAACACATTATTTAGATGAAGCTGAATTTTGCAACAATATCATTTTAATCAATGCAGGGAAGCTAGTTGCACAAGGGAATTCAAAAGCATTAAAAACTAATTACATTAAAAATCCTATTCTAGAAATTGAAACGGACAAAACCGTTGATAGTCTTGAAATTTTAGAAAAGGAAAAATGGGTTGGAGAAACTTCAATTTTTGGCAACTACATACACGTTATTTTAAATAACAGTACAATTGATGAAAATAATATAGTTCAATTACTTCAAGAACAAAACGGTATTAATGTAAAACGTGTTGAAAGAATTATTCCCACACTTGAAGATGTGTTTATTCACTTAATTGAGAAGGATAATAAATAA
- a CDS encoding TetR/AcrR family transcriptional regulator, with protein MQFKERENIIFNLVEVQILRNGITSLNISELCKDIGMSKKTFYKYYSNKEKFLSKFFLELLKKSYLDIILITQKKDSFFEKFEKIMQIVQTNSPFFNQNILSELKVKYPEVLKQINNFKQIKIFPLFTFLIKNAQKHNIINKFEPKTMLHLFFSIISSNSIINTKIVNEKGKNEFTEIFQILLKGVLTKKAKNFLNKC; from the coding sequence ATGCAATTTAAAGAAAGAGAAAATATAATTTTCAATTTAGTTGAAGTGCAAATTCTGAGAAATGGAATAACAAGTCTTAATATTTCAGAGTTATGTAAAGACATTGGGATGAGTAAAAAAACATTTTATAAATATTATTCAAATAAGGAGAAGTTTTTATCCAAATTCTTTTTGGAATTACTAAAAAAATCATATTTAGATATAATTTTAATAACTCAAAAAAAGGATTCATTTTTTGAAAAATTTGAAAAAATAATGCAGATTGTTCAAACAAATTCTCCATTTTTTAATCAAAATATCTTAAGTGAATTAAAAGTTAAATATCCCGAAGTGTTGAAACAAATAAATAATTTTAAACAAATAAAAATTTTCCCTCTTTTTACGTTTCTTATTAAAAACGCTCAAAAACATAATATTATTAATAAATTCGAACCCAAAACAATGCTGCATTTATTTTTTTCAATTATTTCCTCAAATTCTATAATTAACACAAAAATCGTAAATGAAAAAGGCAAAAATGAATTTACCGAAATTTTTCAAATATTATTAAAAGGCGTATTGACAAAGAAGGCAAAAAATTTTTTAAATAAATGTTAG
- a CDS encoding DsrE family protein: MKLLIIINDGPYGTEKAYNALRLAMNIQKESSEAEVAIFLMADAVGCGIPNQNTPQGYYNIERMLKAVILKGGIIKACGTCMDARGFAELKLLDGVERSNMKELTEITLGADKIITF, encoded by the coding sequence ATGAAATTACTAATAATAATTAATGATGGACCTTATGGAACAGAAAAAGCATATAATGCATTAAGACTTGCAATGAACATTCAGAAAGAAAGTTCTGAAGCAGAAGTAGCAATTTTCTTAATGGCGGATGCTGTTGGCTGCGGAATTCCAAATCAAAATACTCCGCAAGGATATTATAATATTGAGCGAATGTTGAAAGCAGTAATTTTAAAAGGTGGAATTATAAAAGCTTGCGGAACGTGCATGGATGCAAGAGGTTTTGCTGAATTAAAATTACTTGACGGAGTTGAAAGAAGTAATATGAAAGAACTAACTGAAATAACTTTAGGGGCGGATAAAATCATCACGTTTTGA
- a CDS encoding metalloregulator ArsR/SmtB family transcription factor, with protein sequence MTGREFKDLTFQQFANIATAFSSPKRLEIIDILSQGERDVETLTKETNMNFANTSRHLQILKSANLIKARKEGVRVFYSLSDNEVYKSWKCLQSLAEKTTAEIREVTKLFFEERLTLEPISMKELSERMKNQNITLIDVRPKEEFKSGHIPTAVSLTISDIKNEQYKISKSKQIVAYCRGEYCVLAAEAAKILSSKGYKVTIMKSDVNTWQESGGVLEI encoded by the coding sequence ATGACCGGTAGAGAATTTAAAGATTTGACGTTTCAACAATTTGCAAATATCGCAACAGCTTTTTCAAGTCCCAAAAGACTTGAAATAATTGACATACTTTCGCAAGGCGAACGTGATGTGGAAACTTTGACAAAAGAAACCAATATGAATTTTGCCAATACTTCGCGTCATCTACAAATATTAAAATCTGCAAATTTGATTAAAGCAAGAAAAGAGGGAGTTAGAGTTTTTTATTCACTTTCAGATAATGAAGTTTATAAAAGCTGGAAATGTTTACAATCCTTAGCCGAAAAAACAACAGCAGAAATTAGAGAAGTTACAAAATTATTTTTTGAAGAAAGACTTACTCTTGAGCCCATATCAATGAAAGAGCTTTCTGAAAGAATGAAAAATCAAAATATTACTCTTATTGATGTTCGCCCAAAAGAAGAATTTAAAAGCGGACACATTCCAACGGCAGTTTCACTTACCATTTCGGATATTAAGAATGAGCAATATAAAATTTCGAAAAGCAAACAAATTGTTGCCTATTGCAGAGGTGAATATTGTGTGCTAGCTGCAGAAGCTGCCAAAATTTTAAGTTCGAAAGGTTATAAAGTTACAATTATGAAAAGTGATGTAAACACCTGGCAAGAATCTGGCGGAGTTTTAGAAATATGA
- a CDS encoding DUF1080 domain-containing protein, translated as MKQIFCVFSLLLFGVLLNAQTINFDKDETGKVPNDFTTALTGKGAEGVWVVLKDQTAPSQPNVLAQTDMDDTGYRFPLCIYNNFSAKNVDVSVKFKPVKGEGDQAAGIVWRYKDKDNYYIVRANALENNVVLYKVENGKRTDLPLVGKGRTYGEDAEVPSLKWSELRVYTKGNLFDVYLNGKKVFKVKDSTFTNEGKVGLWTKADSYTLFDDFNFRKLD; from the coding sequence ATGAAACAAATATTTTGTGTCTTTAGCTTGTTATTGTTTGGAGTTTTACTAAACGCACAAACAATAAACTTTGATAAGGATGAAACCGGAAAAGTTCCAAATGATTTTACTACAGCACTTACCGGTAAGGGAGCTGAAGGTGTCTGGGTAGTTTTAAAGGACCAAACTGCACCGTCTCAACCTAATGTCTTAGCACAAACCGATATGGATGATACGGGATACCGCTTTCCACTTTGCATCTATAACAATTTTTCGGCAAAGAATGTTGATGTAAGTGTAAAATTTAAACCGGTAAAGGGTGAAGGTGATCAAGCTGCGGGAATTGTATGGCGATACAAAGACAAAGATAATTACTATATAGTAAGGGCAAATGCACTTGAGAATAATGTTGTCCTCTATAAAGTAGAAAATGGAAAACGAACCGATCTTCCACTTGTTGGGAAAGGAAGAACTTATGGTGAAGATGCAGAAGTTCCATCACTCAAGTGGAGTGAATTAAGAGTATATACAAAAGGTAATTTATTTGATGTGTATTTGAATGGCAAGAAAGTATTTAAAGTAAAAGATTCCACTTTTACTAATGAAGGTAAAGTGGGCTTGTGGACTAAAGCGGATTCCTACACACTGTTTGATGATTTTAATTTTAGAAAATTAGACTGA
- a CDS encoding class I SAM-dependent methyltransferase, with protein MKVRESGMPEEEMWNSFFYPSEIFKQLELSNEINNAVEFGSGYGTFTLEAASLVKGMVYAIDIETEMINILQKKIDQNKVKNVKILHRDFITHGTGLNNNSVDYVMLFNILHTEKPVELLKEAFRILKTDGKIGIIHWIYSELTPRGPSLNIRPKPEQCIDWLKVAGFDILKKEIDLPPYHYGIIGIKK; from the coding sequence ATGAAAGTAAGAGAAAGTGGGATGCCGGAAGAAGAAATGTGGAATTCCTTTTTTTATCCTTCTGAAATATTTAAGCAACTTGAACTTAGTAATGAAATTAATAATGCAGTAGAATTCGGTTCTGGTTACGGAACATTTACTTTAGAAGCTGCTTCATTGGTTAAAGGAATGGTTTATGCAATTGATATAGAAACGGAAATGATAAATATTTTACAAAAGAAAATTGATCAAAATAAGGTGAAAAATGTAAAAATATTGCATCGAGATTTCATTACACATGGAACAGGGCTTAATAATAACTCAGTTGATTATGTTATGCTATTTAATATTCTTCATACTGAAAAACCAGTTGAATTATTAAAAGAAGCTTTTAGGATTCTTAAAACGGATGGTAAAATTGGTATTATTCATTGGATATATTCCGAACTTACTCCACGCGGTCCCTCTCTAAATATTAGACCAAAACCAGAACAATGTATAGATTGGCTTAAAGTTGCAGGATTTGATATTTTAAAGAAAGAAATAGATCTTCCACCCTACCATTATGGAATTATTGGAATTAAAAAATAA
- a CDS encoding TetR/AcrR family transcriptional regulator, whose protein sequence is MAKFTTEERQKTIIDEALNIIHEGGYESLSIRELASRVKISEPAIYRHFLNKEDIVLGILSRISNFDQKLIESVNKKIDPKDKLNEFILFHFNFLDKNKAMTSVIFSEEMFTQSKILKEKLMQIMGLRLKIIVEIINDIKSNQKVKDVDAAEIAKIIMGFIRICVLEWKLNNFSFSLKEKGENITKTFEKLIF, encoded by the coding sequence ATGGCAAAATTTACAACTGAAGAAAGACAAAAAACAATTATTGATGAAGCACTAAATATAATTCACGAAGGCGGATATGAATCATTATCCATTAGAGAATTAGCTTCGCGTGTAAAAATAAGTGAACCGGCAATTTATCGTCACTTTTTAAATAAAGAAGATATTGTGTTGGGAATTCTTTCAAGAATCAGCAATTTTGATCAAAAATTAATTGAAAGTGTGAACAAGAAAATTGATCCAAAAGATAAATTGAATGAATTTATTCTATTTCATTTTAATTTTCTCGATAAAAACAAAGCGATGACTTCTGTAATTTTTTCGGAAGAAATGTTTACACAAAGTAAAATTTTAAAGGAAAAATTAATGCAGATAATGGGTCTAAGATTAAAAATAATAGTTGAAATAATTAATGATATTAAAAGTAATCAAAAAGTAAAAGATGTTGATGCGGCAGAAATTGCAAAAATTATAATGGGATTTATAAGAATATGCGTGCTTGAGTGGAAGCTGAATAATTTTAGTTTTTCACTAAAAGAAAAAGGTGAAAACATAACAAAAACGTTTGAAAAGTTGATTTTTTAA
- a CDS encoding beta-propeller fold lactonase family protein yields the protein MQTLLKIFIITFFTISVSNAQNNRTYITNFNDNFITVIDLNTAEKITDIRTGKNPHGVDVSPDGKFICVSNEGDNTLSVIDGETNKVIKQIPVGNHPHQIAFTKDGKYIFVTINAEHKVYIINTNDWTFEKSIVVGRNPHIALPSPDGSKMYITSEGDNKIVVIDLVKMEVTSEITMFGLPRVPVINNDGNTIYSTLRWFNGVLKIDTEKNKVVDWIQLPQTKSFPQEGKASHGPGLHPNGKYLYLTSQILNSVSVIDIETQRIVKEIVVGIDPNWIDFTKDGKTAIVSNTADNTVSIIDCEKNEVIKIIPVGKNPKRLVVEK from the coding sequence ATGCAAACATTACTAAAAATATTTATAATTACATTTTTTACTATTTCAGTTTCTAATGCTCAAAATAACAGAACATACATTACAAACTTTAATGATAATTTTATAACTGTAATTGATCTAAACACTGCTGAGAAAATTACTGATATAAGAACCGGAAAAAATCCACACGGAGTTGATGTTTCACCGGATGGAAAATTTATTTGCGTTAGTAATGAAGGGGATAATACTCTTTCTGTTATCGATGGAGAAACAAATAAAGTAATAAAGCAAATCCCAGTAGGAAATCATCCGCATCAAATAGCATTTACAAAGGATGGTAAATATATTTTTGTAACTATCAATGCTGAACATAAGGTTTATATCATTAATACTAATGATTGGACTTTCGAAAAGTCAATTGTCGTTGGGAGAAATCCACATATTGCTCTTCCTTCACCCGATGGAAGCAAAATGTATATCACATCAGAAGGTGATAATAAAATAGTTGTAATTGACTTGGTAAAAATGGAAGTTACTAGTGAGATAACAATGTTCGGATTGCCTCGTGTTCCGGTAATTAACAATGATGGAAATACAATTTATTCTACACTAAGATGGTTTAATGGTGTTTTAAAGATTGATACTGAAAAAAATAAGGTTGTTGACTGGATTCAACTGCCGCAAACAAAATCTTTCCCACAAGAAGGTAAAGCATCTCACGGACCCGGTCTTCATCCAAATGGAAAGTATTTATATCTCACAAGTCAGATTCTAAATTCCGTTTCGGTAATTGATATTGAAACACAGAGAATAGTTAAAGAAATAGTAGTTGGAATTGATCCAAACTGGATTGATTTTACTAAAGATGGAAAAACAGCAATTGTAAGTAATACGGCTGATAACACTGTTTCTATAATTGACTGCGAAAAGAATGAAGTGATTAAAATAATTCCGGTTGGGAAAAATCCAAAACGGTTGGTTGTTGAAAAGTGA